The Oceanotoga teriensis genome includes the window CTGCTATTAAAGGTATTTTAACATTCTTTATTATTTTTTTTAAGGGTTCTATATCTTCTAAATCTCTAACAGATAGTCTTACTATTTGTGCGCCTGCATTTGAAAGATTATTTATTTGATTTACAGTAGATAGTACGTCTTTAGTATCAGTATTTGTCATACTTTGAATTACTAAAGGGTTTTCTCCACCAATTTTTATATTTCCAACATTAACTACTTTTTTTGAAAACATTATAAACTCCTTTTTATTTTATTATTCTTGAGATATCATTGAAAGTTACATATATTGCAAATCCCATCAATAGTATAAATCCTATGAAATGAATAATACCTTCAATTTTTGGATTAACTCTTTTTCTTGTTATTATTTCATATAATGAAAAAACTATTCTTCCTCCATCTAAAGCTGGCAAAGGTAATAAATTAAATACCCCTAGATTTATAGTTATTAAAGCTATTAAATTCAGTATGGATTCTAAACCTGCTTTAGAAGCTTGACCAACTATATTAACTATTCCAACAGGTCCAGATAATTCATCTGTAGAAGTTTGACCGGTAAAGAGTTGAGAAAATACCTGTATAACAGATTCTATAAGAGATTTTGCCCAACTAAATGACATAGGAATTATTTGACTTAATGTTGGATGTAATCTTTCTGAATTATCTATAAATCCCGGAATTGATAAATAATTAAATAATTCTTCTTTAGTCATATTTAACTCTATTATTTCATTATTTCTAGATATTTTTAATAATAAATCATTTTTAGAACTTCTATTTATTTCTTGTATTTGATTTCCATATGTCGTAATTAATATAGTGTTTTCTGGTATATTTAGTGTTTGAATTGTACTTATTAATTGTGTTCCATTATTTATATTTTTTTCGTTTATTCCCACTATTAAGTCATTTTTTTGAAAAATATCTACATCTTTCATTATTTTATTTGAAAATAAATTAAAGGTTATACCTATTACTGGTTTTTGATCATTTATCATATAATTTGAAATAAATCCAGAATATATAGAGTTTTTATAAGAAATTTTTGTTAAATCATTTTTTTCCATTTTATTTAAAATATTATAAAAATTTGCAGAATCATTTATTTTTAAATCATTTTCAATTTTATTTGATTCTTTTATTTCATAATCATATAAATATATTAAACTCTGTTTTTCTGATAATACAGGAGAAACTTTTAAATCCTTTAATATTCCATTTCTATCTACAGTTAAATTTATTGGTTTATTATTTCTCAATTCTATTGCAAGAATTGAAGGATCAAAAATATAATCACCATTTATTTTTAAAATAGTATCATTTTCTTGTAATCCTGAAATATAAGCTGGCGAATTTTCTTGAACTTGTGCTATTCCAACTTTTGGAAATCCATATCCAATACCTATTATAATAATAATTATAAGTCCAAGTAAGAATGAAAATAAAGGACCTGCAAAAGATATCAAGAATTTTTGCCAAGGTTTTTTATTTAAATACAAAGTTTTATCATTTTCATCATATTCAGGGCTTTCAATATCTTCTCCAGCAAGTCTCACATATCCACCAAGTGGTATTGAATTAAATCTAAAAGTGGTATTTTTCCCTTTTATATTAAAGAGTTTTGGACCAAATCCAACAGCAAATTCTTCTACTTTGGTATTAAACATTCTTGCAAATAAATAATGTCCGAGTTCAT containing:
- a CDS encoding M50 family metallopeptidase codes for the protein MIMTLIWFMIILTLIVVAHELGHYLFARMFNTKVEEFAVGFGPKLFNIKGKNTTFRFNSIPLGGYVRLAGEDIESPEYDENDKTLYLNKKPWQKFLISFAGPLFSFLLGLIIIIIIGIGYGFPKVGIAQVQENSPAYISGLQENDTILKINGDYIFDPSILAIELRNNKPINLTVDRNGILKDLKVSPVLSEKQSLIYLYDYEIKESNKIENDLKINDSANFYNILNKMEKNDLTKISYKNSIYSGFISNYMINDQKPVIGITFNLFSNKIMKDVDIFQKNDLIVGINEKNINNGTQLISTIQTLNIPENTILITTYGNQIQEINRSSKNDLLLKISRNNEIIELNMTKEELFNYLSIPGFIDNSERLHPTLSQIIPMSFSWAKSLIESVIQVFSQLFTGQTSTDELSGPVGIVNIVGQASKAGLESILNLIALITINLGVFNLLPLPALDGGRIVFSLYEIITRKRVNPKIEGIIHFIGFILLMGFAIYVTFNDISRIIK